The Penicillium psychrofluorescens genome assembly, chromosome: 2 nucleotide sequence TCACCTCAATGCCAAACTTGTGGATGAACATGGATCTTTCCGGAGCTCGAGGCAAGGTGCCATGGACTGCCCTTCGGGCGTATATCCGGCGATCAAAGGCCCGGATCACACATGCGACAATCAAAAACCTGGCAACTGCATCGATCTCTAAGAGCCTAGAGATCTTGAGCAGATGCCCGCAACTCGAATACCTTGAACTCGGAGTCACATACGACTACAGGGAGTTTTACAAAAAATTCCAAGGTTGCAAAAGACTGAAGACTCTGATTGTTTCCGCGGACATGCTCGTCACTCAGGAATATTTCGGGAAGTTCATCAATGCCTTTCCCCACCTGGAGCGTATCGCTCTTTTGAATGTCAAGCATTCGCCTCGCCATGTTCATGACGGCAAATGGCCTAGTTCTTTGCCGAACTTGAAAAGCATTACGTTGGCCGGGAAAACCCAGCAACCCCCGGGACAAGATCATGAATATCCAATTTATATCCCCTCTCTTTCAGAAGTACGCCTCCTTAACTGTTTGTGACGATCTTATATTGACTGCTTTGGCTCAGGACCTCGAGCCCCATACATATCCAAACTTAGAAGAGCTGCGACTGAACTGGAACCCACCTAATCTGGACCCATACTTCTTCACCCAATTATCTCGTGGAGGTGCTCTTCCCCCGCTTCGTCGATTAAGTCTCACCGGCGTGTCGATTGGTGAATCTTTCTATGCAGACCTTCCCACCACCATTGAATACCTCTACCTTGAGGGTGGAATGTACTCAAATTTTGGGACAGACGACACTGGGAAGACGCTTCCTAATCTGCACACTCTCATGCTTGTGGATCTCAAGTGGCTTACTAGTCACACCCTCAATGCGTTCCTAGTCCAGGCCCAGGCACCTGTTCAAACACTGCACGTTACCGACTGCGTTCACCTCACAGGGCAAGAGTTCCTCCATGTCATGAAGAATGCTGCCCCTGATGTCAAGTTGACCGAGTTAAGCATCTTCCACATGTTTAATGTGGATGATACTGTTGCCCGATATCTCCACACCCATCTTCCTGACCTGAAAATCCTTAACCTGAGTTTCACGAACATCACAGGCTGCAGCATTCGCATGTTCGCGGATGCTCGCGCGTCAGATTCCCGTGAAGGAGCACGACTTGAACGCTTGCGTGTCCAAGGCTGCGAGGAAGTCTCCTCGGATGCCGTGGCATATGGCCGAGAACGAGGGCTGGAAATTATTACCCGTTGAAGCTCGTTGATACCTTGCGAGATTTTCCATCTCCCTGTCTGGAAATAGTCCAACGCTTCCATGGACCGAGGAAGCCAATGCATAGACCAGATTGCAACAAGTCGGCGGTTCGTGATCACAAGTCATGCTGCTCTTCCCTAATCGGCTGTGACAACCACTATTTACACCTGCGCCATGCGTGTGTCAGGTGATAAAACTTAGGTTACCAGCGTCTTTATGGACAATCCAACCAGCCTACAAGGGGGACACATGAATGCAGTTTTCTCCATTCTCTGTTCCGAATGCAGGCATAGAACCCATGCCCGCGAATCGATAAGCCGGGGCCTGAGCGGGTCACGTCGGGTTACGTGTACGTAAGACTCGGTGAGATATCGCTTTGAATCGGCTATTCTTATTTTTGAAACACCGATAAGGCACAGGCACAATTAAATAGTGATAGCAAACAAATCGGACCTCCGTCGGTTTTCTATCTGCATCTCGCCGGGCGGTCAATGAGCCCACCATATTTACATTGGATAGCACCGAACAATGAACAATTGTTATGGTCTAAATTTGGATATATGCAATAACTGCCGCACGAATTTTGAGATGTaacaaaggagaagatgccGGCACTTAAACACCGCGCTCTTTGCACCAACGCTCGACCTCTTTCGCCAGCTTGTCCCGCTGGTCACGCACCTGCTCCATCATGGGCTCGACCTGCTTCCGGTGCGAGGCAATCAGATCTTGCTTACGGCCGGCCCCATTCGAAACAACAGCGCTGCCTTCCTTTGGCGCAAGATACGTGTCGTAGATGCTGACCATCAGATCCATGACCGCCGAGAGCTGGTTAGGCAGCCACTAAAGTAATTCATCAGCTGATGTCCTGATTTAAAATGGATGGCTTTACCTACCGTCACAATAGGGCTTCCACCAGTGGCGGTCGGGTGCGGCGTACGACGAATGATGTACTCCCGCGCAAAGAGCCAGTGGCGCCAGCGGAAGCTGCGGACGTGGTCCAGCGTTCGGAGGAATAGGACGGCCGTCTCGGAGTCCTGGACTGCGTAGTCGCGCACGCTGACTTCCTCAGCCTTTTCGCGGATGTAGGTCAGGAACGTGCGGTGGGGGAGAGGCCGGTAGGCACGGAACTCGTGCAGAATTTTGGTGAGGGGTGTAGAGGGCATGGGAATTTGGCAGAGGTGGTCGAGCAGGGGGATCTAGAGGAACTAACGTTAGCGGTGATATTTGGGAAATTGAGGCAGGCAAGGCGACATACAATGCTGTCGTTGGCACCGCTCTCGCCGCGGAAGTTGAGGGGCTTGTCGTCCTCGCAGCCCTCGTAGATGACACCATTGGGGAACATCGACTGCGAGgtgatgccgaagatgaacACGCGGAAAGAGAGATATTCGGCTGGCTTGGAGTTTCCCCACATCGCTGTACAAGAAAGGTTAGCAGATATTCGAATGAAGATCAGTGAGGGTCTGCTTACTCTCCATGGAttcctcgatcttctccatggtcgTCAGGATCTCACGGAATCCATCATTGATTTCCTGGCGATCTCCATGCTGCTCTAGAGTGTCGACCACTTTCAAGACACCGTTGATGAGTCCGCCAGTCTCTTTCACCATGTCGACATGGGTCAGGATAAAGCCTGCCTCGGAGCTCTTGGGGTCCAGGCCACGCTCAAAAGCGCGCGTCAGGCGGAGGTTAGTATATTCCGCCAGGCCTTTCGCGGGGTCGGCGACATGATAGTTGAAGAGGGCGTAGGAGGCCGCATAGGACATGAAGGGTGGAAGGTCCAAACTAGAAGAAAGATGTTAGCGGCACCAACTAGGCATGAGATGACCGAAAGGTCCCGGTGGAAAAGACATACATCTGAGCAGCATGGTACATAGGGCGAGCAATAGCCTTGGGCAGAACATCCCGGCCAAGGCCGTACCCGTTATCCGGGTTCTTAGACCAGTTTTCAAAGCACGGCTCGAGCAGGTACGACGAGGCCAGGAAGGTATAGTCCCGGAAGACGgcggtgatgttgaagaGGTCCGGCGACCCGTCAGCGGTGACAAGTTTATCAACCTCATCTGTGAGGTCCGGGAAGTCCTTGCAAGCAGGGCCGAGCTCATAAGTGGCCAGCAGACCGGGCTTGCCGTCAGCCTTGACTACAGGCAGACGGTCAAGGAGATCAGCCAAGGGCTGGAAAGCCTCCGGCAATGTAGTGGGTGCCGTAGCATAAGGTAGGAAGCCCGTAGAGGTAGTAATGGTGAAGGGGTCAATATCATGGGACAGGGTAGAAGGGTCCTCGTGGATATGAGGGAACTTCTTCAGGGTAGtaggggaagggaaggggacTTGGATTCGAGTCATGATGAACGACAGCGAGGTCTATCAACTCAAGATAGTTATGTAAGGGTATAGGGTAGGATGCTTTGTGaaaggaggacaaggaggtATGCCAGATATAAGAGGAAGGTTTGGGGTATATGTaagaagagatcaaggagcaagtccagaaagaaggaagTAGGGGAAATGGGCCAAAAAAGCAAGATTTTGGTTTCCAGACAAGTTGCGGATGAAAAGGAGAGCAGAAAACTTCAGATTTGGGGCGGGTGAGGAGCCCGTTCTTATAATACTCAGAGGCCGGTTTTTATTCCGGCCTCGCCTATACTATTACGAAAGAGCCCACAAGATGGCGCGGATCCGTTACATCAGGAAATTTGACTGTGCAGTGGTTATGCTAGGGGTCACTATAAAGTTACCAAGATAAAATAGACGTTCTCAGCTGCCATAGGGCAACTATCTGTACTCACAGATGGTCTATATAGATCCCCAGTGAAGGAGGACATGGATTAGTCCAAGGAACACGCTAGGCCCGATCGGGTGCTGGGTAAGTGAGCCGACATGTGTGGTTTACCTGCGATTTCGTCCTCGGGAACGGATTAATACCAAGCAGTACAGCTCAGTGATTCAGTTAAAAGTATTCTAAAAAACCCCACTCCATTCACTGGTATGCCCTGTAGTTTCAGCCTCAAGTCGTTGATGTCAGGCCTCTCTATATTGCCTCCATGCCAAGACGGATCGCCCAGTGCCTAACTGTAATCGGTTAGATATGGGCTCCACGAGGCCGGTTTGGTTCCGGCCAGACCAATCAGAGCGTTTTGACCTCCCAACTAGTGCATGCGCCCGTGATAACCGGCCTCAGTTTAGCCGTGAAGACACTATGTTTAGGTTGACTCTCTCCATTATTGTATATAGACAAGGTGGAGACCCAGATTTGGATGGCAGTAAATATTACAAAGCTTGATCATCCATAATTCGTTATTCGCTAGCTAAAAGCACAGAACAAGACAACAGAGTTGAAAAATAGAGACATCGGAACACCCACTAGTCATCAGCTAGAccgaaagagaaaagcagACCATGGTGATCGCCGCAGAATGGGGAGACTTCTGTAGGTCTAGTCGGCTGGGACTTGGATGTCTCCGCGTCAGTTTGAGCGTTCTGTTGGTCCTCCAATTCGCCCAATCGTTTCGGCGCCAGGATCTTCACGGTGTGAGCTTTTAGTCCAAGAAGCGCAACTTTATCCAGCCTTCTTGGCAAAAACCGTTGCTTCCCATCTGTTCCCCATGTATACCCGGGTTCCTCGGGATGAAGAGATGTCCATGCATCTACCAACCCGTTGCTTTCTAGAAGCGTAGCATCTTCTTCAAGAACTGGGTTAAGGTCACCAGCAACCAATCCGCGGCCTGCCCTATGCAGAAAGGAGGAAATAATAGAAAGCTGCTGGGGGCGACGGGAAGGTTGGGGGGGTAGAGAATCCAGACGGACGTTTACAAGGCGGATTCGTGTGGCAGAGGAGGGTTCTTCAAACGAAGAGATGAAGGTATCACAGCAGAGTGCATCTCTGCCAAAGCGACTTGGATAGGGGACCCTCCAGATACGCCCTATAGCAGCACTACC carries:
- a CDS encoding uncharacterized protein (ID:PFLUO_003500-T1.cds;~source:funannotate); this translates as MARQASTLHQRGQKLYQKCDFKAAIEAFSEALNQKNGDTIGVLDNRAATYSKLEQLDQARRDAKQMIKLGKNNDERGYLRCAKVLLLEGKADKALEIYAYGLKMLPADHPRRSFLQQLHDKLYDKMFVNRRDPFTALPLEVAFEILKCFSFKQVVAILRVSKTWERFFTSMPNLWMNMDLSGARGKVPWTALRAYIRRSKARITHATIKNLATASISKSLEILSRCPQLEYLELGVTYDYREFYKKFQGCKRLKTLIVSADMLVTQEYFGKFINAFPHLERIALLNVKHSPRHVHDGKWPSSLPNLKSITLAGKTQQPPGQDHEYPIYIPSLSEDLEPHTYPNLEELRLNWNPPNLDPYFFTQLSRGGALPPLRRLSLTGVSIGESFYADLPTTIEYLYLEGGMYSNFGTDDTGKTLPNLHTLMLVDLKWLTSHTLNAFLVQAQAPVQTLHVTDCVHLTGQEFLHVMKNAAPDVKLTELSIFHMFNVDDTVARYLHTHLPDLKILNLSFTNITGCSIRMFADARASDSREGARLERLRVQGCEEVSSDAVAYGRERGLEIITR
- a CDS encoding uncharacterized protein (ID:PFLUO_003501-T1.cds;~source:funannotate); protein product: MTRIQVPFPSPTTLKKFPHIHEDPSTLSHDIDPFTITTSTGFLPYATAPTTLPEAFQPLADLLDRLPVVKADGKPGLLATYELGPACKDFPDLTDEVDKLVTADGSPDLFNITAVFRDYTFLASSYLLEPCFENWSKNPDNGYGLGRDVLPKAIARPMYHAAQILDLPPFMSYAASYALFNYHVADPAKGLAEYTNLRLTRAFERGLDPKSSEAGFILTHVDMVKETGGLINGVLKVVDTLEQHGDRQEINDGFREILTTMEKIEESMETMWGNSKPAEYLSFRVFIFGITSQSMFPNGVIYEGCEDDKPLNFRGESGANDSIIPLLDHLCQIPMPSTPLTKILHEFRAYRPLPHRTFLTYIREKAEEVSVRDYAVQDSETAVLFLRTLDHVRSFRWRHWLFAREYIIRRTPHPTATGGSPIVTWLPNQLSAVMDLMVSIYDTYLAPKEGSAVVSNGAGRKQDLIASHRKQVEPMMEQVRDQRDKLAKEVERWCKERGV